In Campylobacter showae, the genomic stretch CAAAAAAAGAGCATATTTGCTTAGTTTGCGGTAGATATGAGGGTATAGACGAGCGTATAATTGAAAAATATGCAGATGAAATTTTTTGTATTGGCGACTTTGTGATGACGGGTGGCGAGCTGGGGGCGCTTTGTATTTCTGATGCGATTTCTCGCAATATAGTCGGCGTTTTAGGAAACAATGAAAGTCTTGAAGTTGAGAGTTTTGAAGGAAATTTACTTGAGGCTCCGTCTTTTACAAAACCCAGTGATTACAAAGGTTCTGGTGTGGTTTCAGCGTTTTTAAAGGGAGACCATGCTAAAATCAGAGCTTTGAAAAATAATATGGCGTTCTTAAAAACTAGGTTTTTTCGTCCGGATTTATACCGAAAATTTGAGCCGCCGACTAAGGAAAAAATATGAGAAACAAGTATATAGAGGCGTTTGAGCAAGCTCAAATAGCCCAAAAGTCTGTGCCTGATTTTCGTGCTGGAGATACTTTGCGTATAGCTATCCGCATCAAAGAGGGCGATAAAACGAGAATTCAAAATTTTGAAGGTATCTGCATAGCAAGACGCGGAAGCGGAACTGGCGAAACATTTATCATCAGAAAAATTGGCGCAAACAGCGTAGGCGTAGAAAGAATTTTCCCTATCTATAGCGAAAGCCTAGAGAGCATAACTGTTCTAAGACAAGGTCGCGTTCGCCGTGCTAAGCTATTTTATCTGCGCGATAGACGTGGTAAAGCCGCTCGCATTAAAGAGCTTAAAAAATAATTTTACTCCTTGCAAAAGTCTAGTTTTAGGCTTTTGCTGCTATCTCTTTTCTTAAATTTCAAAAATCGCTTAATTAAAATCAACACTTTTATTTAAAATTATAGTTACAATACCGTGACTATTTTATAATAAAGGTTGTAAATGGAAAAAATCGTATGGCAAAATGACGTATTTAACGGCGTTACTATAGCTAAGCTTTTTGATGGGCCGCACAGCAAGGAAATACGCATAAATTTAGAAAAAGGCGCTCAAATGAAGGAGCATAAGGCACCTGGTGCTATCATGGTGCAGGTTCTAAGCGGCAAGGTAGATTTTAGCGTTGGTAACGAAAATGTTATCTTGGGTGCGCTTGATATGATTACACTAGAGCCAAACGTCATGCATGCTTTGACTGCTTTGGAAAATAGCATAGTAAGGCTTAGCTTAAGTAAAAATGATGACGTAAGTAGGGTTTTTAGAGTTTTAAAATCCTAGTGCTTGATTTTTATGCATACTAGAATATCAGGTTGGGAATAAAATTTATCGATAAATTTGTACTTTTAGAATGATCGCAGCGGTGCTGCATAGATTTATATTCTTATAAAATACAACCACAAAAATGTATTAAGACGAGTGGCTCCACAAATTTGCTTTTGGAGTTGCCTTTCATTCAAATTTGACTACACTTCTGCTATTGTGGAAAGCATTTTAATGCAGACAAGTAAGCCCTAAATATGGGTGGCAAGATTGATTGCATTATTTCTATGCAAGCCCTTTAGTATGTAAAACCATGCTGTATCTATTTAAACCAATGAGTCTTTAAATTTTATAAAATTTAAGTGATAGTGTATATTTGAAAGAATTGCATTAAATTGGCTAGAAATTTTGAAACATAGCCAAAATGAAAAACGGTACACAAAAACAAGACAAATTAAATTTTATACTAAAGATTTTATAAATTTAAAAAAACTATTTTTATGCCTTGACAAAAATCAAATTTTACAACTGTCAATATATTCAAAAATCAAAATTTAAACCAACGACCCTCTTAAAGAAAAATTAATATAACATTTTAAGCTTAAGCTCTGTTTTAATTTCAGAATAATAAAATAAAAAAGTTAATACTTTAAAATTTAGAAACATTATCTAATTTATTTGGTGCTTATATTTAAAAAATATATAATATTGAAAAGCAAAAAATATTGCGTTATTTACGCTATTTT encodes the following:
- the trmD gene encoding tRNA (guanosine(37)-N1)-methyltransferase TrmD is translated as MKFTFVTLFESLVRPYFEDSILGRAKKEKLISVDFLNPRNFSVDKHKKVDDYMVGGGAGLLMTCQPIDDTLKFLLKNKPNPHTIFLVPAGKKFTQNDARRLAKKEHICLVCGRYEGIDERIIEKYADEIFCIGDFVMTGGELGALCISDAISRNIVGVLGNNESLEVESFEGNLLEAPSFTKPSDYKGSGVVSAFLKGDHAKIRALKNNMAFLKTRFFRPDLYRKFEPPTKEKI
- the rplS gene encoding 50S ribosomal protein L19, which codes for MRNKYIEAFEQAQIAQKSVPDFRAGDTLRIAIRIKEGDKTRIQNFEGICIARRGSGTGETFIIRKIGANSVGVERIFPIYSESLESITVLRQGRVRRAKLFYLRDRRGKAARIKELKK
- a CDS encoding cupin domain-containing protein, with amino-acid sequence MEKIVWQNDVFNGVTIAKLFDGPHSKEIRINLEKGAQMKEHKAPGAIMVQVLSGKVDFSVGNENVILGALDMITLEPNVMHALTALENSIVRLSLSKNDDVSRVFRVLKS